One Deinococcus cellulosilyticus NBRC 106333 = KACC 11606 genomic window carries:
- a CDS encoding ABC-F family ATP-binding cassette domain-containing protein produces MSILITAMSHFLGLKKLFDQVDLEIEPHQKVALVGKNGSGKSTLLKLISGELTPDAGKVQTTGRVAVVQQLPPDLHITLSDYLTPPTLQQARENLEVAEQLLSDPTEDHLARYARAEEVFRELGGWDFNQRMEQLLSELGLPERQLLSQLSGGQIRRVMMARVMLEPADLYLLDEPTNHLDVQGKAALVEWVRQSPATMLFASHDRAFMDEVATRTLFLERGSIEGFTGGYSRALQHKKELEAAQMRDYQSQSRKLEALTQEVHSLKSSARSSNTFNHKRAGNQALILAKNKAEHAGNQADKQAKALERRVERMRDQMPDKPYQDRQQLIIPESLPTQYPNDLLRLEGLDTFCTRDIHLVLKKGMRVALLGENGSGKSTLIAALRSGDPAVQIGGPVKVYACGQHHEELLPHRTLLDALLFSNPKLKLAEVYAILGHLDLPRDPQMEVQALSGGERTRLSLACLSVTDAHLLLLDEPTNHLDIQSIEALEDFLLAFGGGMLFASHDQRMVETVATHTLSLQHQGFELLER; encoded by the coding sequence GTGTCTATTCTCATCACGGCCATGTCCCATTTTCTGGGACTCAAAAAACTGTTTGACCAGGTCGACCTCGAAATCGAACCGCACCAGAAAGTCGCTCTGGTCGGAAAAAATGGCTCTGGAAAGAGCACTTTGCTGAAACTCATTTCTGGTGAACTCACGCCAGATGCTGGAAAAGTGCAGACCACCGGGCGGGTGGCTGTTGTGCAGCAATTGCCTCCCGACCTGCACATCACCCTCAGCGATTACCTGACCCCTCCAACCCTGCAGCAAGCCAGAGAAAACCTGGAAGTTGCAGAGCAGTTGCTGTCTGATCCCACCGAAGACCACCTGGCCCGGTACGCCAGGGCAGAGGAGGTTTTCAGGGAACTGGGCGGCTGGGATTTCAACCAGCGCATGGAGCAGTTGCTCTCCGAACTTGGTCTTCCAGAGCGCCAACTCCTCAGCCAGCTTTCTGGAGGCCAGATCCGCCGGGTGATGATGGCACGGGTGATGCTGGAACCTGCCGACCTCTACCTGCTGGACGAACCCACCAACCACCTGGACGTTCAGGGCAAAGCTGCACTGGTCGAGTGGGTGCGCCAGAGCCCTGCAACCATGCTCTTTGCTTCCCACGACCGGGCTTTCATGGATGAGGTGGCCACCCGGACCCTCTTTCTGGAACGGGGTTCCATTGAAGGATTTACGGGAGGGTACAGCCGGGCCTTGCAGCATAAAAAAGAACTGGAAGCCGCTCAGATGCGGGATTACCAGTCCCAGAGCCGCAAACTCGAAGCCCTCACCCAGGAGGTGCATTCCCTGAAAAGCTCTGCCCGGTCCAGCAACACCTTCAACCACAAGCGGGCCGGCAACCAGGCCCTGATCCTGGCAAAAAACAAGGCCGAGCATGCCGGAAACCAGGCCGACAAGCAGGCAAAAGCCCTGGAAAGAAGGGTGGAGCGCATGCGGGATCAGATGCCTGATAAACCCTATCAGGACCGCCAGCAGCTGATCATCCCGGAGTCCCTGCCCACCCAGTACCCGAACGACCTGCTGCGCCTGGAAGGACTCGACACCTTCTGCACCCGTGACATTCATCTGGTGCTGAAAAAAGGCATGCGTGTGGCCCTGCTTGGTGAGAACGGCAGTGGCAAGAGCACCCTGATTGCGGCCCTCAGGTCAGGGGACCCTGCAGTGCAAATTGGCGGGCCTGTGAAAGTCTATGCCTGCGGTCAGCACCACGAAGAACTGCTGCCCCACCGAACCCTGCTGGACGCCCTGCTGTTCAGCAACCCGAAACTGAAACTTGCAGAAGTGTACGCCATCCTGGGCCACCTGGACTTGCCAAGAGATCCCCAGATGGAGGTTCAGGCCCTCTCGGGAGGGGAGAGAACCCGGCTGTCCCTGGCCTGCCTGAGCGTCACCGATGCCCATCTGTTGTTGCTTGATGAGCCCACCAACCACCTGGACATCCAGAGCATCGAAGCCCTGGAGGACTTTCTGCTTGCATTTGGCGGAGGGATGCTGTTTGCCAGCCATGACCAGCGAATGGTGGAGACTGTTGCCACCCACACCCTGAGTTTGCAACACCAGGGGTTTGAGCTTCTGGAAAGGTAA
- a CDS encoding EAL domain-containing protein, translating into MAEQFTDSHQEINLLRNRVGELESAARFLELNFAQSALGIVVLDHDQRLVRANQRFCDFLGYPEDELKGKRWEDVSHPSSIPENADLYEALVSGQRDHFTIEKRYVRKDGRVVWGVLSVYNLKMTLGDQGTMIAVVQDIQPIKDAQMALIHSEANLKAVVDNTKQAFVLLDQYRRLLVFNTYAQQALALLSSKPLELGTDLFYYVPDHINGAFLKHFQKALDGETSVTESKIEGPHPRWFEFTFLPIREESSGLARVLLTAQDITGRKDDERRFRDLNARLELKVAEQQNRLEQEEAWNAQAAQRIKDTELRTRAVLRALPDLMLVIDREGRFVDYSLQDERDLHGFPAHFLGLTPTEVFPFHLAQLFMEAIQAVQLYGEPEILEYALDQYSERRYFEARFVPYTGEKVLAIVRDTSERKQIEQLNAVQQHILYLTARSENTREILNGLCSMIEDINPGALCSVLRYNVADHTLWHLAAPSLPESFVSKVNGLHSGPQAGSCGTSAHLGRTVIVADIETDLLWEHYRELAREHHLRACWSNPVLDRNGTVLATFAIYYRQPKAPSAFQRRMIDTCVDLVRIVLEREASEAKIRNLAYFDALTGLPNRISIENTVIQLLKQADQEGTQLAFLYMDMDNFKNVNDSLGHAAGDKLLIQVARRIRQSLPAKGLVARQSGDEFIVVVPDTSVQEASEVAQRLLEDSIAPFQIDGHELIAAHSIGISLYPEDASSFDLLRKHADTALYHAKRSGRNQFSFFTEDMRLRAMDRLRIETALRSVLVRKELRLHYQPIMDLQTGRVMGVEALLRWSSPELGEVPPSRFIPIAEEMGIIEDITRWVLKEACSMNQRMESLGIGKLPVSVNLSDIHFRSRALVDAVAQTLKETGMEPRYLDLEVTESLLMSNLDTAIDLLGELSALGVTVSLDDFGTGYSSLTYLQRLPLDRLKVDRSFMQNLVVDQRGQAVTRAVIALGHSLGLMVVAEGVEEKTQHDWLRKLNCDGVQGFLLARPLQEAQLLDFLKVNPILE; encoded by the coding sequence ATGGCAGAGCAATTTACGGATTCCCACCAGGAAATCAACCTGCTGAGAAACCGCGTGGGAGAACTTGAAAGTGCCGCTCGCTTTCTGGAGCTCAACTTTGCACAATCCGCCCTGGGCATCGTGGTGCTGGACCATGACCAGCGCCTGGTGCGCGCCAACCAGCGTTTCTGTGATTTTCTGGGCTACCCCGAAGATGAACTGAAAGGCAAAAGGTGGGAAGACGTGTCCCACCCTTCCAGCATTCCCGAAAATGCCGATCTGTATGAGGCGCTCGTTTCTGGACAGCGAGACCACTTCACCATCGAGAAACGCTATGTGCGCAAAGATGGCCGGGTGGTCTGGGGTGTGCTTTCGGTGTACAACCTCAAAATGACCCTCGGAGACCAGGGCACCATGATTGCTGTGGTGCAGGACATCCAGCCCATCAAAGATGCCCAGATGGCCCTGATCCATTCTGAAGCCAACCTCAAAGCGGTGGTGGACAACACCAAGCAGGCTTTCGTGCTGCTCGACCAGTACCGCAGGCTCCTGGTGTTCAACACCTATGCCCAGCAGGCCCTGGCCTTGCTCTCCAGCAAACCCCTGGAACTGGGCACCGATCTGTTTTATTACGTTCCCGATCACATCAATGGGGCTTTCCTCAAACATTTTCAGAAAGCGCTGGATGGTGAAACCAGCGTCACAGAATCCAAGATTGAAGGTCCTCACCCGCGCTGGTTTGAATTCACCTTCCTCCCGATTCGAGAGGAGAGCTCAGGGCTTGCTCGGGTGCTTTTGACCGCACAGGACATCACCGGACGGAAAGACGATGAACGCAGATTCCGGGACCTCAATGCCAGACTTGAATTGAAGGTTGCAGAGCAGCAGAACCGTCTGGAACAGGAGGAGGCCTGGAATGCCCAGGCTGCCCAGCGCATCAAGGACACCGAACTGCGCACCCGTGCGGTGCTCAGGGCCCTGCCTGACCTGATGCTGGTGATTGACCGGGAAGGCCGTTTTGTGGATTACAGCCTGCAGGACGAGCGGGACCTGCACGGCTTTCCTGCGCATTTTCTGGGCCTCACCCCAACGGAAGTGTTTCCTTTCCATCTGGCACAGCTTTTCATGGAGGCCATCCAGGCCGTTCAGCTTTACGGAGAGCCTGAGATTCTCGAATATGCACTGGACCAGTATTCAGAGCGCCGGTATTTTGAGGCCCGTTTTGTGCCGTACACAGGTGAAAAGGTCCTTGCAATTGTCCGGGACACCTCGGAGCGCAAGCAGATCGAGCAGCTGAATGCCGTGCAGCAACACATCCTGTACCTGACTGCCCGCTCTGAGAACACCCGTGAAATCCTGAATGGCCTGTGTTCCATGATTGAGGACATCAACCCCGGAGCCCTCTGCTCGGTTCTGAGGTACAACGTAGCAGACCACACCCTCTGGCATCTGGCTGCCCCAAGCCTCCCGGAGTCCTTTGTGTCGAAAGTCAATGGACTTCACTCGGGTCCTCAGGCGGGTTCTTGTGGAACTTCGGCCCACCTGGGGAGAACGGTGATTGTTGCCGACATCGAAACGGACCTGCTGTGGGAGCATTACCGTGAGCTGGCCCGCGAGCACCACCTGAGGGCCTGCTGGTCCAATCCCGTACTGGACCGGAATGGGACGGTGCTTGCAACTTTTGCCATCTATTACAGGCAGCCGAAGGCTCCGAGTGCCTTCCAGCGCCGCATGATCGACACCTGCGTGGATCTGGTGCGCATCGTGCTGGAAAGGGAAGCCTCTGAGGCCAAGATTCGCAATCTGGCCTATTTTGATGCCCTGACCGGACTGCCCAACCGCATCTCCATCGAGAACACCGTGATCCAGCTGTTGAAGCAGGCCGATCAGGAAGGCACGCAACTGGCTTTCCTGTACATGGACATGGACAACTTCAAGAACGTCAACGACTCGCTGGGCCATGCTGCTGGAGACAAACTGCTGATTCAGGTGGCAAGGCGCATCCGCCAGAGCCTTCCCGCCAAAGGTCTGGTGGCCCGCCAGAGCGGAGATGAATTCATTGTGGTGGTTCCGGACACCTCTGTGCAGGAAGCTTCCGAAGTGGCCCAGAGGTTGCTTGAGGACTCCATTGCCCCCTTTCAGATCGATGGCCATGAACTGATTGCGGCCCACTCCATTGGCATCAGCCTGTACCCCGAAGACGCCTCAAGTTTTGACCTGCTGCGCAAGCATGCCGACACTGCGCTCTATCATGCCAAGCGTTCAGGCCGCAATCAATTCTCCTTTTTCACCGAAGACATGCGCCTGAGGGCCATGGACCGCCTGCGCATTGAAACCGCCCTCAGGTCCGTGCTGGTGCGCAAAGAGTTGCGCCTGCACTACCAGCCCATCATGGACCTGCAGACAGGCCGGGTGATGGGGGTGGAAGCACTCCTCAGGTGGTCATCCCCGGAGCTTGGAGAGGTGCCCCCATCACGTTTCATTCCCATCGCTGAAGAAATGGGCATCATTGAGGACATCACCCGCTGGGTGTTGAAAGAAGCCTGCTCGATGAACCAGCGCATGGAAAGCCTGGGCATCGGCAAACTTCCGGTGTCGGTGAACCTCAGCGACATCCACTTCCGCAGCCGTGCGCTGGTGGATGCAGTGGCCCAGACCCTCAAAGAAACCGGAATGGAGCCCCGATACCTGGATCTGGAGGTCACCGAAAGCCTCCTGATGAGCAACCTGGACACTGCCATTGACCTGCTTGGTGAACTCAGTGCCCTGGGGGTCACGGTGTCCCTGGATGACTTCGGCACCGGATACTCCAGTCTCACCTACCTGCAGCGGCTTCCCCTGGACCGCCTGAAAGTGGACCGCTCCTTCATGCAGAACCTGGTGGTGGACCAGAGGGGGCAGGCCGTCACCCGTGCCGTCATTGCCCTCGGGCACAGCCTGGGTCTGATGGTGGTTGCCGAAGGTGTGGAGGAGAAAACCCAGCACGACTGGCTCCGCAAGCTCAATTGCGACGGTGTTCAGGGCTTCCTGCTGGCCCGGCCCTTGCAGGAGGCGCAACTGCTGGATTTTCTGAAGGTGAATCCCATTCTGGAGTAG